In Lysinibacillus sp. FSL M8-0337, the following proteins share a genomic window:
- the ligA gene encoding NAD-dependent DNA ligase LigA produces MNEIEQRIAELNKLLHEYGHAYYVLDNPLVADSVYDQLLHELIALEEANPSLIYPDSPTQRVGGAIVEGFKKVTHDYPMLSLSNAFNEADLQEFDRKIRQAIGDRFSYVCELKIDGLAISLKYENGVFVQGATRGDGVVGEDITANLKTIRAVPLRLKEPITIEVRGEAYMPKKSFEKLNAQRAENGEELFANPRNAAAGSLRQLDPKIAASRQLSTFIYAIGGDGEAYGIDGHGEMLDYLEGIGFPSNKERQRCASIEEVLSFIEYWTENRPNLAYEIDGIVIKVDRFAQQDELGYTAKSPRWAIAYKFPAEEVVTTLLDIHLTVGRTGVVTPTAILAPVLVAGTTVQRASLHNEDLIREKDIRIGDTVIIRKAGDIIPQVVGVLLEQRPEDSIPYEMPANCPVCDSELIRIEGEVALRCVNPACFAQIAESIKYFVSRNAMNIDGLGEKVVEQLLRADLIHDVSDLYQLTVEQLVELERMGEKSATNLVKAIQASKDNSMERLLIGLGIRHVGEKAAKIVSEEFETMEAVMAASEEQLVAIHEIGDKMASSLVEYFANEDARAVITRLAEAGVNMTYKGKKVEVIVGDNPFAGKTIVLTGKLEQLTRNDAKAKIEELGGIVTGSVSKKTDLVIAGSDAGSKLTKAQQLGIEIWNEDDLIEQLT; encoded by the coding sequence ATGAATGAAATTGAACAGCGCATAGCGGAGTTAAATAAATTATTGCATGAATATGGGCATGCGTATTACGTGCTAGATAATCCTCTAGTTGCAGATAGTGTATATGACCAACTATTACATGAACTCATTGCATTAGAAGAGGCGAATCCTTCACTTATTTATCCTGATTCTCCGACACAGCGTGTAGGCGGTGCAATCGTAGAAGGATTTAAAAAAGTGACGCATGATTATCCGATGCTAAGTCTGTCAAACGCATTTAATGAAGCGGACTTACAAGAGTTTGACCGTAAAATTCGTCAAGCAATCGGCGATCGCTTTTCTTATGTTTGCGAATTAAAAATAGATGGTCTTGCTATTTCATTAAAATATGAAAATGGTGTTTTTGTACAAGGAGCTACACGCGGTGATGGCGTTGTAGGGGAAGATATAACAGCAAATTTAAAAACGATTCGTGCTGTGCCACTGCGCTTAAAAGAACCAATTACGATTGAAGTACGTGGCGAAGCCTATATGCCTAAAAAATCATTTGAAAAATTGAATGCCCAGCGAGCGGAAAATGGCGAAGAATTATTTGCAAATCCTCGCAATGCCGCCGCTGGCTCATTGCGTCAATTAGATCCTAAAATTGCCGCAAGTCGTCAATTATCAACCTTTATCTATGCAATTGGGGGAGATGGTGAGGCGTACGGAATTGATGGACATGGCGAAATGCTAGATTATTTAGAAGGAATCGGCTTCCCTTCAAATAAGGAGCGTCAACGTTGCGCGTCCATTGAGGAAGTATTGTCCTTTATTGAATATTGGACAGAAAACAGACCGAATTTAGCCTATGAAATTGATGGTATTGTTATCAAAGTCGACCGTTTTGCACAGCAAGATGAACTCGGCTATACGGCAAAAAGTCCAAGATGGGCAATTGCCTACAAATTCCCAGCAGAAGAAGTTGTCACAACATTACTTGATATTCATTTAACAGTAGGGCGCACTGGCGTTGTCACACCAACTGCGATTTTAGCACCCGTACTGGTAGCTGGAACTACAGTGCAACGCGCCTCCCTACACAATGAAGATTTAATCCGCGAGAAGGATATTCGCATTGGAGATACCGTCATTATCCGAAAAGCTGGGGATATTATTCCTCAAGTAGTCGGGGTATTATTAGAGCAACGTCCAGAAGATTCAATTCCTTACGAAATGCCGGCAAATTGCCCGGTATGTGATAGTGAGCTTATTCGAATTGAGGGGGAGGTTGCCTTACGCTGTGTGAATCCAGCTTGTTTTGCCCAAATTGCAGAGAGCATCAAGTACTTTGTCTCCCGTAACGCCATGAATATTGATGGGCTTGGAGAGAAAGTTGTCGAGCAACTGTTGCGCGCTGATTTAATTCATGATGTATCCGATTTATATCAGTTAACAGTGGAGCAATTAGTAGAGTTGGAACGAATGGGTGAGAAATCAGCTACCAACCTAGTGAAAGCTATTCAAGCATCTAAGGACAATTCGATGGAACGTCTATTGATTGGGTTAGGGATACGACATGTTGGAGAAAAGGCAGCGAAAATCGTGTCAGAGGAATTTGAGACGATGGAGGCGGTTATGGCTGCATCTGAGGAACAACTTGTTGCGATTCATGAAATTGGCGATAAAATGGCCTCGTCGCTCGTTGAGTATTTTGCTAATGAAGATGCTCGTGCTGTTATTACGCGACTTGCTGAAGCGGGTGTCAATATGACGTATAAAGGCAAAAAGGTAGAAGTAATCGTTGGAGACAATCCATTCGCAGGGAAAACAATCGTATTAACTGGTAAACTTGAGCAATTGACACGGAACGATGCAAAGGCGAAAATAGAAGAGTTAGGTGGAATTGTCACAGGCAGTGTTAGTAAGAAAACAGACCTTGTTATTGCTGGCTCGGATGCGGGTTCCAAACTAACGAAAGCACAACAACTAGGCATTGAAATTTGGAACGAAGATGACCTAATTGAGCAACTGACTTAA
- a CDS encoding CamS family sex pheromone protein codes for MKSFRLIPAIVAAAMLVGCVPSNKKETELTQETQQEKAETTIIPSLQIDESFYKTLIPYKESASRGLVVSNIYTKYDMKEVETGLMRLSQNEFDTENYYFQEGQYLAESTVSSWLARSSQTEDGLNPPTTDAMTPEERATKAPIYLAHIVEQNYLKKTDDNKVKLGGISIGLALNSIYYYQKEQYGEYYEEPIPESALIEQGKKMAAEIVSRMRTRDELKDVPIVVGLFKQRARNEIIPGTYFTYGVAKEGQNDIGDWQALDEEYVMFPTDDTHDAYRDVSNNFKNFKQDVDKYFSNYTSVIGTGFYQNKKIQKLSIEIPIQFFGTAEIIGFTQYLTGVLINQFDNINVEVSITSVNGPEALIMKEANDKDPYVHVYE; via the coding sequence ATGAAGTCATTTCGACTCATTCCAGCAATTGTAGCTGCTGCAATGCTAGTCGGCTGTGTGCCTTCGAATAAGAAGGAGACAGAGCTTACACAGGAAACGCAACAGGAAAAAGCGGAAACAACGATTATTCCTAGTCTACAGATTGATGAATCTTTTTATAAAACACTCATTCCATATAAAGAAAGTGCAAGCCGTGGATTAGTTGTTTCGAATATTTACACGAAGTATGATATGAAGGAAGTTGAAACAGGGCTAATGCGTCTTTCTCAAAATGAGTTTGACACAGAAAATTATTACTTCCAAGAAGGGCAATATTTAGCTGAAAGCACAGTAAGCTCCTGGTTAGCGCGTAGTTCACAAACGGAGGATGGGTTAAACCCTCCGACAACAGACGCCATGACGCCAGAAGAACGTGCAACAAAAGCGCCTATTTATTTAGCCCATATTGTAGAGCAAAACTACTTAAAGAAAACGGATGATAACAAAGTAAAACTAGGTGGTATTTCCATCGGGCTCGCTTTGAATTCTATTTATTATTATCAGAAAGAACAATATGGGGAGTATTACGAGGAGCCTATTCCGGAGTCTGCTCTTATTGAACAAGGCAAAAAGATGGCGGCTGAAATCGTTTCCCGTATGCGTACACGTGATGAACTAAAAGATGTACCGATTGTCGTTGGGCTATTTAAACAGCGAGCGCGCAATGAAATAATTCCAGGTACTTATTTTACTTATGGTGTTGCCAAAGAAGGGCAAAATGATATTGGCGATTGGCAGGCGCTTGATGAAGAATATGTGATGTTCCCTACAGATGACACACATGATGCTTATCGAGATGTAAGTAATAATTTTAAAAACTTCAAACAAGATGTTGATAAATATTTTTCTAACTATACAAGTGTAATTGGCACTGGCTTCTATCAAAATAAAAAAATACAAAAGCTCTCAATTGAAATTCCAATCCAATTTTTCGGCACGGCTGAAATTATAGGTTTTACACAATATTTGACGGGCGTCCTTATCAATCAATTTGATAATATCAATGTCGAAGTGAGCATTACATCGGTTAATGGTCCAGAAGCTTTAATTATGAAAGAAGCGAATGATAAAGACCCATATGTACACGTGTATGAGTAA
- a CDS encoding thioredoxin family protein, with protein MKTEQQYFEEAISIQQYMDQMTTLKEDSFVIYDGFEVPTNDGFVTLLKDKQPKILTITEDWCGDAMLNNPIIRRVAEAAGLDMRTVFRDADTDLIDRYLTNGGRAIPMYILLNESGQVIGKWGPRAPELQDIVVNKRATLPDKEDPNFEEAQKSLYAEIREDNITNKTNWTYVYEDFKKHVTAALQK; from the coding sequence ATGAAAACTGAGCAACAATATTTTGAAGAAGCCATTTCAATTCAACAATATATGGATCAGATGACGACGCTAAAAGAAGATAGCTTTGTAATTTATGATGGTTTTGAAGTGCCAACAAACGATGGTTTTGTAACGTTACTGAAGGACAAGCAACCAAAAATTTTAACCATTACAGAAGATTGGTGCGGGGATGCAATGCTAAATAATCCAATTATTCGTCGTGTTGCAGAAGCAGCAGGATTAGATATGCGCACAGTTTTCCGTGATGCAGATACGGATTTAATCGACCGTTATTTAACAAATGGTGGACGCGCGATTCCGATGTATATTTTATTAAACGAGTCAGGACAAGTGATAGGTAAATGGGGACCACGTGCGCCAGAGTTACAGGACATTGTTGTGAACAAAAGAGCGACGTTGCCAGATAAAGAAGACCCGAATTTTGAGGAAGCACAAAAATCGCTTTACGCTGAAATTCGTGAAGACAATATTACCAACAAAACAAATTGGACTTATGTATATGAAGATTTCAAAAAACATGTAACAGCAGCATTACAAAAATAA
- the gatC gene encoding Asp-tRNA(Asn)/Glu-tRNA(Gln) amidotransferase subunit GatC, whose amino-acid sequence MAKLTKEEVKHVANLARLAITEEEAEKFAEQLGKITDFAEQLNELDTTNVEPTTHVLPLVNVMREDVATKGLDRDVMMLNVKEQEDGQVKVPAIM is encoded by the coding sequence ATGGCAAAATTAACAAAAGAAGAGGTTAAGCACGTTGCGAATTTAGCACGTCTTGCAATTACAGAAGAAGAAGCGGAAAAATTTGCTGAGCAACTTGGGAAAATTACTGACTTTGCAGAGCAGTTAAACGAGTTAGATACTACAAATGTTGAACCAACAACACACGTTTTACCATTAGTAAACGTAATGCGTGAAGACGTGGCAACAAAAGGTTTAGACCGCGATGTAATGATGTTAAATGTAAAAGAACAAGAAGATGGTCAAGTAAAAGTACCAGCTATCATGTAA
- the gatB gene encoding Asp-tRNA(Asn)/Glu-tRNA(Gln) amidotransferase subunit GatB produces the protein MNFETVIGLEVHVELKTNSKIFSPAPAHFGAEPNTNTTVIDLGYPGVLPVLNKNVVDFAMRAALALNMEIEQETKFDRKNYFYPDNPKAYQISQFDKPIGKNGWIDIEVDGYTKRIGITRLHMEEDAGKLTHAGDHSLVDFNRQGTPLVEIVSEPDIRTANEAYAYLEKLKSIIQYTDVSDCKMEEGSLRCDANISIRPYGQEEFGTKTELKNLNSFNYVRRGIEHEELRQADVLLSGGVIDQETRRFDEKTGKTILMRVKEGTDDYRYFPEPDLVRLSIDDEWLERVKSEIPELPDARKKRYVEELGLTPYDAGVLVISKEISDFFEAMVADGADAKLSANWLMGDVSAYLNAEQKDLKDTALTPENLAGMVKLITDGTISSKIGKKVFAELVENGGSANDIVKAKGLVQISDESALLAIVTEVLDNNAQSIEDFKNGKDRAIGFLVGQIMKATKGQANPPMVNKLLQQEIAKR, from the coding sequence ATGAACTTTGAAACAGTCATTGGTTTAGAAGTACACGTTGAGTTAAAAACAAACTCAAAAATCTTCTCGCCAGCGCCAGCTCACTTCGGTGCTGAACCAAATACAAACACAACAGTAATCGACCTAGGTTACCCTGGTGTCCTACCTGTCTTAAATAAAAACGTTGTAGATTTCGCAATGCGTGCAGCACTAGCATTAAACATGGAAATCGAACAAGAAACAAAATTTGACCGTAAAAACTATTTCTATCCTGATAATCCGAAAGCTTATCAAATTTCGCAATTCGATAAGCCGATCGGTAAAAACGGCTGGATTGATATTGAAGTAGATGGTTATACAAAACGTATCGGTATTACACGTCTTCATATGGAAGAAGATGCTGGTAAACTAACGCATGCTGGTGACCACTCACTTGTTGACTTTAACCGTCAAGGGACACCGCTTGTAGAAATCGTGTCTGAGCCAGATATTCGCACAGCAAATGAAGCGTATGCTTACCTTGAAAAATTAAAATCCATTATCCAATATACAGATGTTTCAGACTGTAAAATGGAAGAAGGTTCACTGCGCTGTGATGCCAACATTTCGATTCGCCCATATGGTCAAGAGGAATTCGGTACTAAAACAGAGCTTAAAAACCTGAACTCATTCAACTACGTACGTCGTGGGATTGAGCACGAAGAGTTACGCCAAGCGGACGTATTACTTTCAGGTGGCGTGATTGATCAAGAAACACGTCGCTTTGATGAAAAAACAGGTAAAACAATTTTAATGCGCGTGAAAGAAGGAACAGATGATTATCGTTACTTCCCAGAGCCTGACTTGGTGCGCCTGTCAATCGACGATGAATGGTTAGAGCGCGTGAAATCAGAAATTCCTGAACTGCCAGATGCTCGTAAAAAACGCTATGTTGAAGAATTAGGCTTAACACCTTATGACGCGGGCGTGCTTGTTATTTCTAAAGAAATTTCAGATTTCTTTGAAGCAATGGTAGCTGATGGTGCAGATGCAAAACTTTCAGCTAACTGGTTAATGGGCGATGTTTCAGCTTATTTAAATGCTGAACAAAAGGATCTTAAAGATACAGCGTTAACACCAGAAAACCTTGCTGGTATGGTGAAGTTAATTACGGACGGTACAATTTCTTCTAAAATCGGTAAAAAAGTATTTGCTGAATTAGTAGAAAACGGCGGTTCAGCTAATGACATCGTAAAAGCAAAAGGTTTAGTTCAAATTTCAGATGAGAGTGCCTTATTAGCAATTGTTACAGAAGTATTAGATAACAATGCACAATCAATCGAGGACTTTAAAAATGGTAAGGATCGTGCAATTGGCTTCTTAGTCGGTCAAATTATGAAAGCGACAAAAGGCCAAGCGAACCCACCAATGGTTAATAAATTATTACAACAAGAAATTGCTAAACGCTAA
- the gatA gene encoding Asp-tRNA(Asn)/Glu-tRNA(Gln) amidotransferase subunit GatA, whose protein sequence is MTLFERSAKELQADIKAGNLTIADLTKEAYERVAKLDGDVQAFLASNEEKATAQAAEMDKVPFEKRGPLFGLPIGVKDNIVTEGLETTCASKILEGFMPIYDATVVNKLREAGMITIGKLNMDEFAMGSSNENSYYKTTKNPWNLNHVPGGSSGASAAAVAAGEVPFSLGSDTGGSIRQPAAYCGVVGMKPTYGRVSRFGLVAFASSLDQIGPITRNVEDNALLLEAISGLDPNDSTSANVEVPNFAAALTGDVKGLRIAVPKEFLGEGVGEAARQSVLDALEVLKGLGATVEEVSLPHSKYALAAYYILSSSEASSNLSRFDGIRYGFRAENVTNLMDLYKETRAQGFGDEVKRRIMLGTYSLSAGTYDAYYKKAQQARTLIKADYDKVFEDFDVIIGPTAPTPAFKIGENVDDPMTMYANDILTIPMNLAGVPAISIPCGFENGLPLGLQIIGKYFDEATIYRVAHAFEQATAFHKEVPQIWEGK, encoded by the coding sequence ATGACGTTATTTGAACGTTCAGCAAAGGAGCTACAAGCTGATATTAAAGCTGGTAACCTAACAATCGCTGACTTAACAAAAGAAGCATATGAACGAGTGGCAAAGCTTGACGGCGATGTACAAGCTTTCCTTGCTTCAAACGAAGAAAAAGCAACTGCACAAGCAGCTGAAATGGACAAAGTACCATTTGAAAAACGTGGACCACTTTTTGGTCTTCCTATTGGCGTGAAAGACAATATCGTAACAGAAGGCTTAGAAACAACATGTGCTTCTAAAATTCTTGAAGGATTTATGCCAATATACGATGCAACTGTCGTGAATAAGCTACGCGAAGCGGGCATGATTACAATCGGTAAATTAAACATGGACGAGTTTGCAATGGGTTCTTCAAATGAAAACTCATACTATAAAACAACAAAAAATCCATGGAACTTAAACCACGTACCAGGTGGTTCATCAGGTGCATCTGCAGCAGCAGTAGCAGCAGGCGAAGTGCCATTTTCACTTGGTTCAGATACAGGTGGTTCAATCCGCCAACCTGCAGCATATTGCGGTGTCGTAGGGATGAAACCTACATATGGTCGTGTATCTCGTTTTGGACTTGTGGCATTTGCTTCTTCATTAGACCAAATCGGACCAATTACACGTAATGTTGAAGACAATGCGCTTCTACTAGAAGCCATTTCAGGCTTAGACCCTAACGATTCAACTTCAGCAAATGTAGAAGTACCAAACTTCGCAGCAGCACTAACTGGCGATGTCAAAGGCTTACGTATTGCTGTACCAAAAGAATTTTTAGGTGAAGGTGTTGGCGAAGCAGCACGTCAATCCGTACTGGATGCATTAGAAGTACTAAAAGGCTTAGGTGCAACAGTAGAAGAAGTATCACTTCCTCATTCTAAATATGCGCTTGCAGCTTACTATATCCTTTCTTCTTCTGAAGCTTCATCAAACCTTTCTCGTTTCGATGGGATCCGTTATGGCTTCCGTGCTGAAAACGTGACGAACTTAATGGACCTTTACAAAGAAACACGTGCGCAAGGCTTTGGTGATGAAGTAAAACGTCGTATCATGCTAGGAACATACTCGCTTAGCGCAGGTACTTATGACGCTTACTACAAAAAAGCGCAACAAGCACGTACACTTATTAAAGCAGACTACGACAAAGTATTCGAAGACTTTGATGTAATCATTGGACCTACTGCACCAACACCAGCATTTAAAATTGGTGAAAATGTAGATGATCCGATGACGATGTATGCCAACGATATTTTAACAATTCCTATGAACTTAGCAGGTGTACCAGCAATTTCAATTCCATGTGGTTTTGAAAATGGTTTACCATTAGGCTTGCAAATTATCGGTAAATACTTCGATGAAGCAACAATTTACCGTGTAGCGCATGCGTTCGAGCAAGCTACTGCGTTCCATAAAGAAGTTCCTCAAATTTGGGAGGGAAAATAA